One window of the Rhipicephalus microplus isolate Deutch F79 chromosome 2, USDA_Rmic, whole genome shotgun sequence genome contains the following:
- the LOC142796338 gene encoding uncharacterized protein LOC142796338, with protein MYQVLIGLMAAAATYATPVAFRPIDTWPAALGIPQATTHDLLDSPSTSERCHLRIETSWMTKHRGTLPDPPTAGYKREPLNQCPLGHGALLGRHSLCSMYQVLIGLMAAAATYATPVAFRPIDTWPAALGIPQATTHDLLDSPSTSERCHLRIETSWMTKHRGTLPDPPTAGYKREPLNQCPLGHGALLGRHSLCSMYQVSYLCRCNCFRSSDDMLLRVSCPINGKWLIWTCYAVSRECMAAALNWSVLEGYDVASQTLLLLAGDIEQNPGPMSVPEREQISKIEEMLKVLQSGQVTVLEKLSGIAKTQDELRKKLDDVITKTNVIEKRLTTLEETEKKFADKLDDLENRSRRTNLVFFGIPDSHPKETWEESENLVKSVCTDVLKLENIAIERAHRLGAYKTERIRPIIASFSGSKSRESVLRNAYRFKGTSYSVSEDFSKAVQEKRRQLWKYSKEKQLDKKNRVHLSYDKLVINGQAFAWDTDMHQPVPLRAHAQILGRK; from the coding sequence ATGTATCAGGTGCTGATCGGGCTCATGGCAGCGGCGGCGACGTATGCTACACCCGTGGCATTTCGACCGATCGACACATGGCCAGCGGCTCTTGGCATTCCACAAGCGACTACGCATGATCTACTAGATTCACCAAGCACCTCGGAGCGGTGCCATCTGCGCATCGAAACGAGCTGGATGACAAAGCATCGTGGTACGCTTCCGGATCCGCCTACTGCTGGCTATAAAAGGGAGCCCCTGAACCAATGCCCACTGGGACACGGCGCTCTTCTCGGCCGTCACTCACTCTGTTCAATGTATCAGGTGCTGATCGGGCTCATGGCAGCGGCGGCGACGTATGCTACACCCGTGGCATTTCGACCGATCGACACATGGCCAGCGGCTCTTGGCATTCCACAAGCGACTACGCATGATCTACTAGATTCACCAAGCACCTCGGAGCGGTGCCATCTGCGCATCGAAACGAGCTGGATGACAAAGCATCGTGGTACGCTTCCGGATCCGCCTACTGCTGGCTATAAAAGGGAGCCCCTGAACCAATGCCCACTGGGACACGGCGCTCTTCTCGGCCGTCACTCACTCTGTTCAATGTATCAGGTTAGTTATTTATGCCGTTGTAATTGCTTTAGAAGCAGTGATGACATGCTTCTTAGAGTGTCGTGTCCCATTAACGGTAAATGGCTTATCTGGACGTGCTATGCTGTTTCTCGCGAGTGTATGGCTGCCGCATTGAATTGGTCTGTCTTGGAGGGTTACGATGTGGCCTCTCAGACATTACTACTCTTGGCTGGTGACATAGAACAAAACCCTGGCCCTATGTCTGTGCCTGAGCGAGAACAGATAAGTAAAATCGAAGAAATGCTAAAGGTGCTACAGTCAGGGCAGGTAACCGTGTTGGAAAAGCTGTCGGGCATTGCTAAAACTCAGGATGAGCTTCGGAAAAAGCTGGACGACGTGATTACTAAAACTAATGTAATTGAAAAGCGCCTTACTACACTAGAGGAAACAGAAAAGAAGTTCGCTGACAAACTAGACGacttagaaaacagaagccggaGAACAAACTTGGTATTCTTTGGAATACCAGATAGTCATCCAAAGGAAACTTGGGAAGAATCCGAAAATCTAGTTAAGTCTGTCTGTACGGATGTATTAAAGCTGGAAAATATAGCAATAGAAAGGGCTCATCGTCTCGGGGCCTACAAAACAGAAAGAATTCGTCCAATAATTGCTAGCTTTTCAGGATCGAAATCAAGAGAATCTGTTCTGCGAAATGCATACAGATTCAAGGGGACGTCATATAGCGTATCAGAAGACTTCAGCAAGGCAGTTCAAGAAAAACGCCGGCAGCTTTGGAAGTACagtaaagaaaaacagctcgacaAGAAAAATCGTGTACATTTAAGTTACGATAAGCTGGTAATCAATGGACAAGCATTTGCCTGGGATACTGACATGCACCAACCAGTTCCTCTTCGGGCGCATGCTCAGATATTGGGGCGGAAATGA